The following is a genomic window from Paralichthys olivaceus isolate ysfri-2021 chromosome 3, ASM2471397v2, whole genome shotgun sequence.
AAGGTTTCAGATTTGTGATGACCCTGTAGTAATATTATTGACTGTAGAATAGTGGGAATACGAACCAATAAGACCACATGTAAAGTGCAAGGATCAGAGCATTAAGGAGGTTTATACCGTCAGTGGCCCTGcatacaaaaacatttgagcTGATTATAAGATGGTGCTTGATCAAATTACAACAAAATAAGTGACAGGAAGACTTCCATCATTGAGACTCCTCTGCTTTTatcattttacagaaaatacaatCAATTCCAAAAGGAAACTGCAGCAAAGACACACCTTTAACATACTAAATATCTGAACCCTTGATGTCTCCTCTCTTCAACCTCCAGACTACAGCCTGGCTGCTGAGAGGCTGAAGAACCACCCTCGGCACAGGGACTACCTGGAGGCTGTGTCACAGAGCCAGCTCGAGAAGCTTCACATCATCCTGCGAGACCACATGCAGGGCTTCAGCCTGGAGCACAGCCTCGCCTCGTTCCAGCTGGACCCCGACCAAGACCTGAACAAACTGGACGACGAGGAGCTGGCTCGCAAGAAGGGCCAAATGGACGAACTGTTTGAGAAGAACCGCAGGCGCAAAGATGATCCTGACTTTGTCTATGACCTGGAAGTGGAGTTCAACAAGCCCACCCGAGAAAAGTGCAGCTGGGATGACGAGTCTGATGATGAATTTTAAAACCGTTCCCAATcctttatgtatatatagtttTGAATAGTAGTTTTTGTACTTTGTTAGAAAATATAACAGTTCTCAGTGATATCAGCAAGTTCTGTGTTCTATAAAAGTAAATGAGATATTGTTTTGATATAAATGTTACTGTTGaaattaatgtgttttattaatttaaggTTTAAGAACCACCAATCATGTGGAAATGGGGACACAGCAGGAGTTTcacaatcaaataaaagcaaTCTACATAATTCATAGATAAGATGAAACAGCCCACCCAAGTTTGTGACTGCTCCGTGATCATTTTCAAACTGCAAAGAAAGAGATGCTGCACAAATAATAGTGAATATTTATTTGGTATAAAATACTGaattttacaaaatacaaagaCTTTGGCTCTTTTATTTGTGGCTTACACCTAAATGAGGGATATTCACAGTAGAATATGAAAGAAGATGCTAAAATCCTATTAAATAAAATTTGAGTGTTCACCTATAAGTAATACAACAAATATATCTTTGGGAAAAACACAGCTTCCATAAAATAGTTTCATATcattctaaatatatatatatatacatatatatatatatattttaagtatAGTATAGATTTCCATATATGGTTTGAAGCGATGTTCTATGGCCAAGTTTTAGATGAGAAAACCAAACCTCTTCAGGGGAAAATTTCATTCAAAGTGCTTAAATACCTCATTCAGCTGACAAAAGACACTGACCGACTGACCATTAGTACCACAATACATTCACAGATGTCGCCGTTTTTTGAAAATAAGTAAAGAATAGATTTACATTGCTTTGCTTGTTTGGTTTAAGCTAATCAAAACACAAATTCTTACATCAGTATTAATTGCAGTCATTGATGCGGTGCTGATGTATTCCCTAAGGAGGTAGTAACAGAAAATCTGACACATAATTCTTTTTACCACCATTTTTTCTGTGGAATTAGGGGTTTAAAACTATATTCTCAGCAGGctgttaatttatttaaaaatatttctttataaaATTGACATTTCAAGTATACTAAAGCCACAATCCAGGATTTCAGAGTATGTTAGTAATgacaatatatgtatatatatatagtatatgacTTAATGAGAATAAGTTTGTTTAGCAATGATTTGTGCGTTTCCAACTACACTACCCAGACCAAGTTACCCAAAGTACACAAAAACTATATACTGTAGGTGAATGAATTATTTGAAAGCTAATGGAAAAGAGAATAATCTTAAAATCCAGTagcacaaacaaaatgaagcCAGAAGAGGGTGGGATGATATTGCCACAAGTGTAGCTATACTCCAAATCTGGATTGGGCCTTTTAAAATAAGATGTATGACTCACAATTTCTATGGTGATTGATAGaaagtgaaatatatatatatattaaactacaaaaaaatacatacattatttctgtttttctgaaaataaaaaatctcattttttcttcttgtcttgaGTGCATCTTGGACAAAACCTGAGTGATTTGAGAAGATGGAAAAAGACGTTATGACGCAGAACATTCAGGTGCTATCTGtattaaaataatgatgaatGAGCATCTCTCAGTTTATCTGCCTCTAACTACTTAAAAGTGGTCTTACCATTTTCCTTTGGGTTTTGTGGCGAGATCAACACAAGCGAAGTGAAACCATTCAATTggacactgaaaaaaagatgcaaaacaATGATGGGCAGGTTGTCATTATACAGAAACTTGttagttttaatttcaacaaaagagaaaaatgacgACACCTACATCTGGGTTATCGCATCCAATCATCTCCCCATACGACACCTGATGGCACACGCAGTAAGTCGGCTCATTGGGATCGACTGGCATGTCCAAAACGTCTGACGGCTGCATGGGCAGGAGAGCATCGCTCAAGTCTGGGCTGGAAGACCAACAGAACACATAAAGCATGATTTGAGTTAAACATAATTCAGCTATGGTGGAAATTAGAATCATTGGCAGGCTGAATAAACAGTGGATGTGTGAATAATACAGGCTTTATAGGTTTGATAAAATGGGCAGATTCTGGAAGATGACATGTAGTAAACCCTCTGGCCTGACTGAGCCTCCAGCAACATCTTACCTatttttcatcttcttcttcttgggaGAATCTTCATCAGacattttccttcctcttcccctGGATCCACGTTTCTCTCTTAGTCCCTTGGAATCACCTTctataaaaatattgatatgTTAATATGTGCATACATTGGATTTGCAATGTCTTAGGATAAAAGCCTGCAGTTGTCCCACTAACTTTTCAGTGCTCTTCCCTCTGCACTTTCATAGCCGCTCACTTCCAGTTTCTCCTTTAGCTCATTCTCAAACCGTGCCAGATCGGCATCAAGTCTGCGGATATGTTTGTCCACCTACGGAAAAAAGGTTGCATGTGGATTAGAACTTTACTGTGTGTATAGTTTAATTTGCAAATTgtaataatttataaaaaagtaataaacctgttgtttgtgttataGTCAACATACTGACTCAATAAAACCTTGTGACCAAATAGCAGTACGTCTGTTTACCATTTCATATGTCTGCATTGCAAGCTGGACTTTGTCATCGCTGAACTCTTTGCACTTGCTGTAGGCATTTTGGATCTTCTGCAGATGTTCCACTCTCTGTTCTGAGGCCAAGTTCTTCACATTCACTATGTACTCTTCAGCAAGTTTGTCGatctctcctttcttttctgcacAACAACATGAGCATTATAGTGCTGGAGAAAACCTTATGGATGGATACCTGTACAGATGTTTTCATTCACTGCAGCTAACAGTTGTTATTTTCCACATGTCAACACAGGGAATACAGGTGTTTGGGTATGCCTGTTCCAGTGTGCTGATATTGGACATTTTGTCTCAGTGGCCTGGTTTATTGGGACAGTTAAAAGACTGAACACTGTCAATATAACTGCTTAcacatgtgatatttatctGCCACGAAGTcaccaaacaaaaataatgaagttGCATATTAAGATGCCAATAATCTCAGTGATTAAATGCTCACCTTCAGTCCTATTGTCCAGGTCCCGCATCAAGGTAAaatttctctgcagctcacatGGTAAGTTTTCAATACCTAAGGAAGAGATTTAGGACAATGTGCTTATTTTTTCCATTAAACTCAAGTGGTGTCATGCTTTTCATTTACAATCTAGGACCTCCTCTCAGTCATATActgcttttaaatgttaaacctGCAATGATTTTTGATAATAATATCAATTCAGAGGTGACCACAACAAATCAATCCTACTGCAAGTTGTTAAGATTAAATGAGACTGAGTCTATGCTGTTGATTGacagacacaacacattttaaatttcatgtgCAAAAATGAGGATATCTCAGGTTTTAGTAGGAAGCATATTTCACAATGAATTGCAAACAAGAGATGAAACAACtcagtaacaaaataaaagtgtggtacaaaaataaacataacacACTGCTCTTGGATGTCTGTCCAAAGTTGTATTAGTTTAAAAGGAAACCAAGGTGAGTTGGCACTGATCGCACAGTTATAAGAATATCATCCGCTCTCCCTCGGTGTCACTGTTCGAATCCTTTCACGTTACAATGTGACGCACATCACACACCCCGCCCCGGCGCGTAAATGGTTATGTAAATACGAGAAAATGAAACGCGGTAACCAACAGGTTGCAGATACAAGGAGTCCACTAGCATAAAGCTAAACACCCATGTTGACTTAAAATGGACACCGTTTTTAAAAGTTGAATATGACTTGTTATACCGCCTTGCATACACATGTATCTGGCTACGAGCTACAACAATGACATAACATGACATAAACATCATCCGCTGACTGGCTCACTGCAAACTTTAAATGTGCAGCACTGGGCCAGACAGTGAGTGCCTTTGCCCCCGAGAGAATTTATCACATCAAAATCTGAGTTTGTGAAACTTTATCCCAATGATCACGATGCTAATCACTTAGCTAGCGAGCTAACGTCACTGAGCCAACAGCTACTTGCTAGCGCAGTGCGCCTCTACCTGTCAGTGACCCGCCCCGAGAAAAAGTGTCCGATACAGTCAAACTAAAGAAACACGAAACAAACGCAACATGTGGACAACGCTGCTGCAGACACAGCGTGTCACAGGTTACTCACTGTCAAGATAATGTTCCAGATATATCGCCGTCGCCATTTCCAGTTAGCTACTTAGCTTCCGCGCTGCTCCGGTTAGCCCGCAGTGTGTTGGCTGCTGGAGCGCTGTCGGGTTTGTTTTGTAACCCTGGGTCGCCCGCCGGCCAATGGGTTGGAGATACTCGATTGTGTCTGCAGGCCTCCTCTTCGGGCGGGGTTAAAAACCACTGCTGTAAACAGACAGAATAAGTTTCCATTCAGCGCGCAGACACAGAAATCAAACcattaaacattttcaactcTTGATCCCACCTTGCTGCTTACAACAGCGCCCTGCTCACACGATCTACCCGCCTCAGTGAGATGAGCAGCTGTTTACTGTCTAAGACCGTCCGCCATGTGAGGGCACCGAGATGCAGGGGGACTGAAAACGAGCGCGCCCTCGCCGCCTGTACTCGCACTTTCCACGGCTCCGGTGCGGTCAGCTGATACGTCacgtaaat
Proteins encoded in this region:
- the cep19 gene encoding centrosomal protein of 19 kDa; the protein is MLYEAKRCGVKFSPASIVIIYQHTETKKIRKRIIPLRNFSKYSDYSLAAERLKNHPRHRDYLEAVSQSQLEKLHIILRDHMQGFSLEHSLASFQLDPDQDLNKLDDEELARKKGQMDELFEKNRRRKDDPDFVYDLEVEFNKPTREKCSWDDESDDEF
- the ing5a gene encoding inhibitor of growth protein 5a, whose product is MATAIYLEHYLDSIENLPCELQRNFTLMRDLDNRTEEKKGEIDKLAEEYIVNVKNLASEQRVEHLQKIQNAYSKCKEFSDDKVQLAMQTYEMVDKHIRRLDADLARFENELKEKLEVSGYESAEGRALKKGDSKGLREKRGSRGRGRKMSDEDSPKKKKMKNSPDLSDALLPMQPSDVLDMPVDPNEPTYCVCHQVSYGEMIGCDNPDCPIEWFHFACVDLATKPKGKWFCPRCTQDKKKK